From BD1-7 clade bacterium, one genomic window encodes:
- the orn gene encoding Oligoribonuclease encodes MSAETHNDHDTNLIWIDLEMTGLDPDGDTIIEIATIVTDKDLNMIAEGPSLAIHQADSVMDTMNEWCITQHGQSGLTARVKASDITMRDAELATLEFLRDHVSANSSPMCGNSICQDRRFLYRYMPELEDFFHYRNLDVSSLKELARRWKPSALEGFRKQGSHLALDDIRDSIEELKHYRETFIQL; translated from the coding sequence ATGTCTGCTGAAACACACAACGACCACGACACCAATCTGATCTGGATTGATCTGGAAATGACCGGGTTAGACCCTGACGGCGATACCATTATCGAAATCGCCACCATTGTGACCGACAAAGATCTGAATATGATTGCAGAAGGCCCTTCGCTGGCAATTCACCAAGCAGACTCTGTGATGGATACCATGAATGAATGGTGTATTACACAGCATGGGCAATCTGGCCTTACTGCGCGCGTCAAAGCATCGGATATCACAATGCGTGACGCCGAGTTAGCCACGCTGGAATTCCTACGCGACCACGTCTCAGCCAACAGCTCGCCGATGTGTGGCAACAGCATTTGTCAGGACCGACGCTTTCTCTATCGTTACATGCCGGAGTTAGAGGATTTTTTCCACTACCGCAACCTCGATGTGAGCTCTTTGAAAGAACTTGCGCGNCGCTGGAAGCCTTCGGCATTGGAAGGATTCCGAAAACAAGGCTCGCATCTGGCGCTGGACGACATTCGTGATTCCATCGAAGAATTGAAACACTATCGCGAGACATTCATCCAGCTATAA
- the czcA_1 gene encoding Cobalt-zinc-cadmium resistance protein CzcA yields MHTLIAFFARRAVAANGLMLVIVVLGCWSLWHAQREILPRMLQDGFTITTRASSPSLERHENVCLALEQVLSNKNTAIESLHSLYSARQCTLIAQLPYGSPMEQAIDNAKQLMNTVKLPADFSPVDIQRHENSVMISRISIGAQTHPEMLHNAARQLKTLLNAKGLEDVRLRDRYQPEVDIRVDPQALIIYQLPFAQLSDQLEHALEPLRDLPPTALMQQLAATRIQLPGTQGEIPLADIALLERTVAPLDGLTKVDDNPAATVSVYQDNFHSIDTIAARVDEAIFELQQQLPDTYDVKLIQDNSQIFYNRTGILQDNAIAGLMLVFLVLFLFMRIRLAFWVTVGIPVAFLGAFITLWMLGYSINMVSTFALLLVLGMVVDDAIIVGESIDREQHLTTSDDELSAVIKGAVDVYRPVLFATLTTIVSFAPLAFLPGAEGRLIGQIPWVVIATLAFSLVECLLILPAHLRHRSANTRSPRLCDRPHWLTERLLKRFTYDIYQPVLVKGLAWRYLLITLFFATLVLVFSQVASGRITVQWLSNIESEVATATVTVAPQDRLAYLPKLTQQLEKSALKLQEELNTETGHQEVRHVRAHIPIDSNTGYVYLTLASGQDRRYSGALIDERWQSQTGLLKHAVDVQFSSRFQTSTDGFWLQLFSTDKQQLQQASDALLQQLSSLKGVSQVQSSLQNTQADWRLILPSADAAASQELLASASTPPIAENELLIKMGYWLKGQTLRQSGANDDHDALAVTLTLADHSPAQLLQLPVDQGRHVLPFHAIADVLPADKAEQVTRSDGRYTGLISAKLQTQILTTDSLYHDVFDQWLPTIQAEFPDVEWHIGGLKGSQRKLSERLMSGFGIALMVIFLLTAWLFRSWSQPILILTAVPFGMLGAIAGHALLGYPLTVWSIAGMLAVSGIVVNDNMVLIYSINARHQSGEPTVVAVVNACTDRLRPILLTSITTFVGLLPIMSERSWDAQFLVPMAIATGFGVLLATAVSLLLIPAVYLVVADLSGRQTNNCATTTDSLS; encoded by the coding sequence ATGCATACACTGATCGCCTTTTTCGCACGCCGTGCAGTTGCAGCCAATGGGCTCATGCTGGTAATTGTTGTACTGGGCTGCTGGAGCCTTTGGCACGCACAACGAGAAATCTTGCCGCGCATGCTGCAAGATGGCTTCACTATTACAACCCGCGCATCATCCCCTTCGCTTGAACGGCATGAAAACGTCTGCCTAGCGCTAGAGCAAGTGCTCAGCAATAAAAACACCGCCATAGAAAGCCTCCACAGCCTCTATAGTGCACGCCAATGCACGCTGATCGCCCAATTGCCTTATGGCAGCCCGATGGAGCAAGCGATTGATAACGCTAAGCAACTGATGAATACCGTTAAATTGCCAGCGGATTTTAGCCCCGTCGATATTCAGCGCCACGAAAACAGCGTTATGATCAGTCGCATTAGTATCGGAGCCCAGACTCACCCCGAGATGCTGCACAACGCTGCGCGTCAGCTGAAAACACTGCTAAACGCCAAGGGCCTTGAAGATGTCAGGCTGCGCGATCGCTACCAGCCCGAAGTCGATATCCGGGTCGACCCGCAAGCACTCATTATCTATCAGCTGCCCTTTGCGCAGTTATCCGATCAGCTTGAACACGCCTTGGAGCCGCTGCGCGACTTGCCACCCACTGCATTAATGCAACAACTCGCTGCAACCCGCATTCAGCTGCCGGGCACACAGGGAGAGATTCCATTAGCTGATATTGCCCTACTGGAACGTACTGTTGCACCGCTCGATGGCCTCACCAAAGTCGACGACAATCCCGCCGCAACAGTAAGTGTCTATCAAGATAATTTTCACAGCATTGATACCATCGCCGCACGTGTCGACGAGGCCATCTTTGAGCTGCAACAACAGCTGCCTGATACCTATGACGTCAAATTGATTCAGGATAACTCACAAATTTTTTACAACCGTACAGGCATTCTTCAAGACAACGCCATTGCCGGGCTGATGCTGGTATTTCTGGTACTGTTTTTATTTATGCGCATACGGCTGGCATTTTGGGTAACCGTCGGTATTCCGGTCGCCTTCCTCGGTGCCTTTATTACGCTCTGGATGCTTGGCTATTCGATCAACATGGTATCCACGTTTGCTTTGTTGTTGGTACTCGGCATGGTGGTGGATGACGCCATTATCGTCGGCGAAAGTATCGATCGAGAACAACATTTAACCACCTCTGACGACGAGCTCTCTGCTGTGATCAAAGGCGCAGTAGATGTCTACCGGCCTGTGCTTTTCGCAACGCTAACCACCATTGTGAGCTTTGCTCCACTGGCATTTTTACCGGGCGCAGAAGGCCGTTTGATCGGCCAGATTCCTTGGGTGGTGATCGCGACATTGGCGTTTTCTCTGGTGGAATGCCTATTAATACTGCCCGCACATTTACGCCATCGATCCGCCAATACACGCTCACCGCGATTGTGCGATCGCCCGCATTGGTTGACTGAACGTCTGTTAAAACGATTTACATACGACATCTACCAACCCGTATTGGTAAAAGGCTTGGCCTGGCGTTACCTATTGATCACCTTGTTTTTTGCCACGTTGGTTTTGGTTTTCAGTCAGGTCGCCAGTGGTCGAATCACCGTACAGTGGTTATCCAATATTGAATCAGAAGTGGCCACAGCTACCGTTACTGTTGCCCCGCAAGACCGCTTGGCCTACCTACCCAAGCTAACCCAGCAATTGGAAAAATCAGCGCTTAAGCTGCAAGAAGAACTGAACACCGAAACCGGTCACCAGGAAGTTCGCCATGTGCGCGCGCATATCCCCATCGACAGCAACACCGGCTACGTTTACCTGACTCTGGCCTCCGGGCAAGATCGCCGCTATAGCGGTGCCTTAATCGATGAACGCTGGCAATCACAAACAGGCCTACTTAAGCACGCTGTTGACGTGCAATTTTCCAGCCGCTTTCAAACCAGCACCGATGGCTTCTGGCTTCAGTTATTCAGTACCGATAAACAGCAGCTACAGCAGGCCAGTGATGCGCTTTTACAACAATTAAGCTCACTAAAAGGCGTCAGCCAGGTACAAAGCAGCCTGCAAAACACCCAAGCCGACTGGCGATTGATTCTGCCATCCGCAGATGCCGCGGCTTCTCAGGAACTACTGGCATCGGCATCGACACCCCCAATAGCGGAAAACGAACTACTCATAAAAATGGGATATTGGTTAAAGGGGCAAACATTACGCCAATCAGGTGCAAATGACGATCACGATGCACTGGCAGTCACCTTAACCCTGGCAGATCACAGCCCAGCACAACTGCTGCAGCTGCCCGTTGATCAAGGCCGCCATGTATTGCCCTTTCATGCAATAGCCGACGTGCTACCTGCAGATAAAGCCGAGCAAGTAACCCGCAGCGACGGGCGCTACACTGGCTTGATCAGCGCCAAACTACAAACGCAAATACTCACAACCGACAGCCTCTATCACGATGTGTTTGATCAATGGCTACCCACTATACAGGCTGAATTCCCCGATGTTGAATGGCACATCGGCGGCCTCAAAGGCTCACAGCGCAAACTCAGTGAGCGCCTGATGAGCGGATTTGGTATCGCTCTCATGGTGATATTCCTGCTAACGGCATGGCTATTTCGCTCCTGGAGCCAACCTATATTGATTCTAACGGCCGTCCCTTTCGGCATGCTTGGCGCCATCGCTGGCCATGCGTTATTGGGTTACCCGCTCACAGTCTGGTCGATCGCAGGGATGCTGGCAGTCTCAGGTATTGTGGTGAATGACAACATGGTTTTGATCTACAGCATCAATGCTCGCCACCAATCCGGTGAACCAACCGTTGTTGCCGTGGTTAACGCCTGCACGGATCGGTTGCGACCCATTCTGCTAACCAGCATCACAACATTTGTGGGCCTGCTACCCATTATGTCTGAGCGCAGCTGGGACGCGCAGTTTCTGGTACCTATGGCCATCGCCACCGGGTTTGGCGTGCTGCTGGCAACCGCTGTAAGCTTGTTGCTAATACCTGCGGTGTATCTTGTAGTGGCTGATTTGAGTGGCCGACAAACAAATAACTGTGCAACAACGACCGACAGTCTGTCCTGA
- the bcr_1 gene encoding Bicyclomycin resistance protein: MPQARANLIYVLAGIIALGPLSVDLYLPAMPAMVGYFDTDISQVQMTLSSYLLGFALFHLVCGPLSDRFGRKPVLLGGLALYVVMSGLCAVATTIDELIVYRFIQAMGACCAPTLGRAIVRDVYPPEKAVKALAYVSSLMAIAPVMAPSLGGILVSFGDWRLTFWSLVGFGLLAMALTLFLVDESLPQKQPLHPRIIGKNFLTLLSSHHFVGNVLTSSFLYAGAFAFLSGASFVLIEFFNVKPIHFGLYFMFIVAGYIGGNLFTAKIAHRWPPARAFKLGIATSVIPSSLMVAANLAGYFHPVLAVVPVLFVTLAIGLVLPQAMGEALKPFAHMAATASAMMGFMQMTVASLAGWLVGVFLVDNPLPMAIVILGTGISSGLCYLLFLRKVHQQESQEPVFVD, from the coding sequence ATGCCTCAGGCGCGTGCCAACCTCATTTATGTTCTTGCTGGCATCATCGCCCTTGGACCCTTGTCCGTCGATCTTTATCTACCTGCCATGCCCGCTATGGTGGGTTATTTCGATACCGACATTTCTCAAGTGCAGATGACGCTGTCCAGCTATCTGCTGGGCTTTGCCTTATTTCATCTGGTGTGTGGGCCATTATCTGACCGCTTCGGGCGTAAACCTGTGCTGCTCGGTGGGCTCGCTCTGTATGTGGTCATGAGTGGTTTGTGTGCAGTCGCCACCACCATAGACGAACTCATTGTTTACCGGTTTATTCAAGCGATGGGCGCGTGCTGTGCACCAACCCTCGGCCGCGCAATTGTGCGCGATGTGTACCCACCAGAAAAAGCCGTCAAAGCCTTGGCGTACGTATCCAGCTTGATGGCCATCGCACCCGTTATGGCACCGTCATTGGGCGGCATCTTGGTGTCTTTTGGCGATTGGCGCCTGACGTTCTGGTCGCTGGTCGGATTCGGCTTGCTGGCCATGGCGTTAACGTTATTTCTGGTTGATGAATCACTGCCACAGAAACAACCTCTGCACCCACGAATCATCGGGAAAAACTTTTTAACGCTCCTGAGCAGCCATCACTTTGTGGGGAATGTCCTGACCTCGTCATTTCTGTATGCCGGCGCCTTTGCGTTTCTGTCAGGTGCAAGCTTTGTATTGATCGAGTTCTTCAACGTGAAGCCCATCCACTTTGGTTTGTATTTCATGTTTATCGTCGCCGGTTATATTGGCGGCAACCTATTCACGGCGAAGATCGCCCATCGCTGGCCACCAGCACGCGCTTTCAAGCTCGGCATTGCAACATCTGTCATCCCTAGTTCATTGATGGTCGCGGCTAATTTGGCCGGTTATTTCCACCCAGTATTGGCCGTGGTACCCGTACTTTTTGTAACGCTGGCGATTGGATTAGTGTTGCCCCAGGCGATGGGTGAAGCGCTGAAACCGTTTGCACATATGGCAGCGACCGCATCGGCGATGATGGGGTTTATGCAGATGACCGTTGCCTCATTGGCAGGCTGGTTAGTGGGCGTATTTCTGGTAGATAATCCGCTGCCGATGGCAATTGTTATACTCGGAACCGGGATTTCAAGTGGGTTGTGTTATTTACTGTTTCTCAGAAAGGTTCATCAGCAGGAGAGCCAAGAGCCGGTATTCGTCGATTGA
- the yiaV gene encoding Inner membrane protein YiaV, with protein MDVLLILTYAAFAITIFKVFRIPLNKWTVPTAVLGGIVIIGALIATMNYNHPYSEISRSYYATTPIVPQVRGHVIDVPVLPNKPVKKGDVLFRIDPTPFEAKVSELNARVKQAELDYTREKELVRRKVEAKRNLEIAEANLNALKAQHREAEFELEHTVVHAPTDGLVTQLTLRPGMMAAPLPLRPVMVFVHKEAPMYIAWFRQNSLLRLNEGDSAEMIFDAIPGAIFAGRVEHVLPALAQGQLQPSGDVLSENTTAIPDRVPVIIRITDERFEQYAGKLPGGAYAQAAIYSEHFEHLSVMRKVLLRMAGWMNYLFPFH; from the coding sequence ATGGATGTATTGTTAATACTCACGTACGCCGCGTTTGCGATCACGATTTTTAAAGTATTCCGTATTCCGCTCAATAAGTGGACGGTGCCCACCGCAGTGTTGGGCGGCATCGTTATTATTGGTGCGCTGATCGCGACCATGAATTACAACCACCCCTATTCGGAAATCAGCCGCAGCTATTATGCGACAACACCGATTGTGCCGCAGGTGCGAGGGCACGTTATTGACGTCCCTGTTTTGCCGAATAAGCCGGTCAAAAAAGGCGATGTGTTGTTCCGCATTGATCCAACACCCTTTGAAGCGAAGGTGTCTGAGCTGAATGCACGGGTTAAACAAGCCGAGCTTGATTACACGCGTGAAAAGGAGTTGGTGCGCCGTAAGGTAGAGGCCAAGCGTAACCTGGAAATTGCAGAAGCTAATCTTAATGCGTTAAAAGCACAGCACAGAGAAGCTGAATTTGAATTGGAACACACGGTGGTTCATGCCCCTACAGACGGCTTGGTGACACAGCTGACGTTACGCCCGGGTATGATGGCAGCACCGCTACCTTTGCGCCCAGTGATGGTTTTTGTGCATAAGGAAGCGCCTATGTATATCGCGTGGTTCCGCCAGAATAGCTTGTTGCGCCTGAATGAAGGCGACAGCGCCGAGATGATTTTTGATGCGATTCCCGGTGCAATATTTGCGGGTCGTGTTGAGCATGTATTGCCAGCATTGGCGCAAGGGCAGTTGCAGCCATCGGGTGATGTGTTGAGTGAAAACACCACGGCAATTCCAGATCGAGTACCGGTGATTATCCGCATTACGGATGAGCGCTTTGAACAGTATGCCGGCAAACTGCCCGGCGGTGCTTATGCGCAAGCCGCGATTTACAGTGAACACTTTGAGCACTTATCAGTGATGCGTAAGGTGTTATTGCGCATGGCTGGGTGGATGAACTACCTGTTCCCATTCCACTAA
- the yiaW gene encoding Inner membrane protein YiaW, translated as MLDYFALGLLVFVGLVLFYGIIVVHDIPYEIAHKRNHPHQDAIHVAGWVSLFTLHVLWPFLWIWATIYREDRGWGFQHQAEERLALLENQIAGLQATIDSADHNEKNAPASADNNSQAEGAND; from the coding sequence GTGTTAGATTATTTTGCCCTGGGCCTGTTGGTCTTTGTGGGGCTGGTGCTGTTTTACGGCATTATCGTGGTTCACGATATCCCCTATGAGATTGCCCACAAGCGCAATCATCCGCATCAAGACGCTATTCATGTAGCGGGTTGGGTCAGTCTATTTACGCTGCATGTTTTATGGCCGTTTTTGTGGATCTGGGCGACGATATATCGTGAAGATCGCGGTTGGGGATTTCAACATCAGGCAGAAGAACGTCTTGCTTTGTTAGAGAATCAAATTGCGGGTTTGCAAGCCACAATTGATAGCGCAGATCACAATGAAAAAAATGCGCCTGCAAGCGCTGATAACAATAGCCAGGCAGAGGGAGCGAACGACTAA